A window of the Pseudoliparis swirei isolate HS2019 ecotype Mariana Trench chromosome 13, NWPU_hadal_v1, whole genome shotgun sequence genome harbors these coding sequences:
- the prr35 gene encoding proline-rich protein 35, whose product MSKDDVCKVTSGSKHKERKPKKPHYIPRPWGKPYNYKCFQCPFTCMEKSHLYNHMKYSLCKNSLSLLIESDWPYKKGHALHPEQLRPFQPPLGGAERAAPRPEDALRQRRPAEEEGEDGESQGREDEEEGGRGEGAEVTGPTKESGGRDARKINQPELLMADMLSLEDQLLRARSVEAEARLKHDKLSKTYLSAPSLLAEQWRLLASSHSEADGAQARVGGSMPCYPPPPNLLDYQDLSVLGVGCPIGPGLFSQTRHAQLAQLPFLMHPASSAHLDRALAPPRLYFPFLFGPASGQSDAGKALKTAANSLEATPPSGFQPKADPWKVPALRPGAAGRAPPQRDAPDRGHRAGDNMQAGAKEGKACWGHKRTGAPLGSHEAPAEKKPATGGFSPDLLKNIQTASTLSLAADTLLFHGSSQDAPVPARPTELWYSGSLTGPHSDTSPLSTGAGPDGRDPTAARTAGEGTSESVAALLGDLSMALQEYQEAECKISHLEKEDLPAQRHLWEHLGKIRSELSHIHRALEHTARPSDGPLDLSVKRDGGLKDNTTEEEEEENEGERNAMTASLESRKQSLDMLITMSQAAADTEALSAGARPGSAEAVWPSRTTKCEADSSVLLGPDRSGGFGDAPSSAKTPKRPPPPRSVLTERPH is encoded by the exons ATGTCCAAGGACGACGTTTGCAAAGTGACGTCTGGCAGCAAGCACAAGGAGCGCAAGCCGAAGAAGCCTCACTACATCCCGCGGCCGTGGGGCAAACCCTACAACTACAAATGCTTCCAGTGCCCCTTCACCTGCATGGAGAAGTCCCACCTGTACAACCACATGAAGTACAGCCTGTGCAAGAACTCCCTCTCCCTGCTGATCGAGTCGGACTGGCCGTACAAGAAGGGCCACGCCCTGCACCCGGAGCAGCTGCGGCCCTTCCAGCCGCCACTCGGCGGAGCGGAGCGGGCGGCGCCGCGCCCCGAGGACGCGCTAAGGCAACGCCGGCCCGCCGAGGAGGAAGGTGAAGATGGGGAGAGCCAGGGGCGGGAAGACGAAGAAGAGGGCGGACGAGGAGAGGGAGCGGAGGTCACCGGGCCGACCAAAGAGAGCGGCGGGAGAGATGCCAGGAAGATAAACCAGCCGGAGCTCCTGATGGCCGACATGCTCTCCCTGGAAGATCAGCTCCTCCGAGCGCGCTCCGTGGAAGCGGAGGCCCGGCTGAAACACGACAAGCTCTCGAAAACATACCTGAGCGCGCCCAGTCTGCTGGCGGAGCAATGGCGGCTGCTGGCGTCGAGCCACTCCGAAGCCGACGGCGCTCAGGCCCGAGTGGGCGGCTCCATGCCCTGCTACCCTCCCCCGCCGAACCTGCTGGATTACCAGGACCTGTCGGTGCTCGGGGTGGGCTGCCCCATCGGCCCCGGCCTCTTCTCCCAGACCCGCCACGCGCAGCTCGCCCAGCTTCCCTTCCTGATGCACCCGGCGTCCAGCGCCCACCTGGACCGAGCGCTCGCCCCCCCCCGCCTCTACTTCCCCTTCCTGTTCGGGCCGGCCTCCGGTCAGAGCGACGCCGGCAAAGCGCTCAAGACCGCCGCAAACAGTCTGGAGGCGACTCCTCCGTCCGGCTTCCAGCCCAAAGCCGACCCGTGGAAAGTTCCCGCTCTGCGGCCGGGGGCCGCCGGCCGGGCGCCCCCTCAGAGAGACGCCCCCGACCGGGGTCACAGGGCGGGGGATAACATGCAGGCCGGAGCCAAGGAAGGCAAAGCATGCTGGGGCCACAAGAGGACCGGCGCCCCCCTGGGGAGCCACGAGGCGCCTGCGGAGAAGAAGCCGGCCACGGGGGGTTTCAGTCCGGACCTTCTGAAGAACATTCAGACGGCTTCAACTCTCAGTCTGGCAGCAGACACGCTTCTCTTCCATGGAAG CTCTCAGGATGCTCCGGTTCCGGCCCGGCCCACTGAGCTGTGGTACAGCGGCTCTCTCACCGGCCCCCACAGCGACACGTCCCCTCTCTCTACCGGCGCGGGACCCGACGGCCGCGACCCGACCGCGGCCCGGACGGCGGGGGAGGGCACTTCGGAGTCGGTGGCCGCTCTCCTCGGTGACCTCTCCATGGCCTTGCAGGAGTACCAAGAGGCTGAGTGCAAAATATCCCACCTGGAGAAGGAAGACCTTCCCGCCCAGCGCCACCTCTGGGAACACCTGGGAAAGATCCGCAGCGAGCTCTCCCACATCCACCGGGCGCTGGAGCACACGGCTCGGCCGAGCGACGGGCCGCTCGACCTGTCGGTGAAGAGGGACGGCGGCCTCAAAGACAACAccacggaggaagaggaggaagagaacgaGGGCGAGAGGAACGCAATGACGGCTTCGTTGGAGAGTCGAAAGCAGTCATTGGACATGCTGATCACGATGAGTCAGGCGGCGGCCGACACCGAGGCGCTCTCTGCCGGCGCGAGGCCCGGTTCTGCTGAGGCCGTGTGGCCGAGCCGGACCACCAAGTGCGAAGCCGACTCCAGCGTCCTGCTCGGCCCGGACCGATCGGGGGGTTTCGGCGACGCCCCTTCCTCTGCCAAAACCCcaaagagacccccccccccacgcagcGTCCTCACTGAGCGTCCTCACTGA